In Pirellulales bacterium, the following are encoded in one genomic region:
- a CDS encoding Uma2 family endonuclease: protein MATTETLFTAEEFLLLPDNGQLNELARGRIVMMNVPYYRHGKLCSRIDRLVGNFVDERELGTMISNAGVITERGPDSVRGPDVAFFSYQRIPKGADPAAYAEIAPEIVFEVRSPSDRAKLMLEKVTEYLNAGVLAVCVVEPTDETVIVHYSDRAAVTLTSDQDLTFPEILPGFSLPLQRLFR from the coding sequence ATGGCTACAACCGAAACGCTATTTACGGCTGAAGAATTCTTGCTGCTGCCAGATAACGGCCAACTGAATGAGTTGGCTCGAGGGCGAATCGTCATGATGAATGTGCCGTATTATCGACATGGAAAGTTGTGCAGCCGGATCGATCGGCTGGTGGGTAACTTCGTTGACGAACGCGAACTGGGGACGATGATCAGTAACGCCGGCGTAATCACGGAACGCGGGCCGGATTCCGTACGCGGGCCTGACGTGGCATTCTTTAGCTATCAGCGCATTCCAAAGGGGGCCGATCCAGCCGCCTATGCTGAAATTGCACCAGAGATTGTCTTCGAGGTTCGGTCCCCGAGCGATCGCGCAAAGCTGATGCTTGAAAAAGTCACTGAATACTTGAACGCTGGGGTGTTGGCCGTCTGCGTGGTCGAGCCGACAGACGAAACGGTCATTGTCCACTACTCGGACCGCGCGGCGGTGACGTTGACCAGCGACCAAGACCTGACGTTTCCGGAAATCTTGCCGGGATTCTCGCTGCCTCTACAGCGGCTTTTCAGGTGA
- a CDS encoding PEP-CTERM sorting domain-containing protein (PEP-CTERM proteins occur, often in large numbers, in the proteomes of bacteria that also encode an exosortase, a predicted intramembrane cysteine proteinase. The presence of a PEP-CTERM domain at a protein's C-terminus predicts cleavage within the sorting domain, followed by covalent anchoring to some some component of the (usually Gram-negative) cell surface. Many PEP-CTERM proteins exhibit an unusual sequence composition that includes large numbers of potential glycosylation sites. Expression of one such protein has been shown restore the ability of a bacterium to form floc, a type of biofilm.) gives DAGWAANYSNTISPNGTSGTFNNSGTFTRSVGTGMTTINIPFNNSHIVTVQAGALALNGGGTETGSFQVASGATLNFGGTGTTLAAGSSLSGPGTTIVSGTVSVTGSAVTYSGGGTLQVTTMLGGAGVLNGAGTLTATAPLELSAGTMSGTGITNANGGLSIDGYPNFLDTRTLNNGGSATFTGTTAGLLYVYNGATINNSGTFDAGWAANYSNTISPNGTSGTFNNSGTFTRSVGTGMTTINIPFANTGTVDVQAGTLEFDGSLSIGNNSSLKVSGGKLRINVTGAASVGTGATASISGAGTLELASSISALGVASPTADRVAISNTSTAAAGLLISAGNQQVGAISGSGNVQVNAGTSLTADSIIAGALVIGGASGNPTRVTIAASDDNGEPLAEGASSADAGGMALDGIPNLNPTPGLPSFDPASLASASNPYDSIMSSNTPMSGTAALGDSAVPEPSTITLLATAIAGLSALGLRRLNASRC, from the coding sequence ACGATCAACATCCCCTTCAATAACTCTCACATCGTCACCGTCCAAGCCGGCGCGCTCGCGCTAAACGGCGGTGGGACCGAAACCGGTTCGTTTCAAGTAGCGTCGGGTGCGACGCTCAATTTCGGCGGCACTGGAACAACGCTGGCCGCCGGTTCCAGCCTCAGCGGTCCGGGAACGACCATCGTCTCTGGTACGGTGAGCGTCACGGGCTCTGCGGTTACCTACAGCGGCGGCGGCACCCTGCAAGTGACCACCATGCTCGGCGGCGCCGGCGTCCTCAACGGCGCCGGCACGCTCACCGCGACGGCGCCGCTCGAATTGTCAGCAGGGACAATGTCCGGCACGGGCATCACCAACGCCAACGGCGGTCTGTCGATCGACGGCTATCCAAACTTCCTCGACACGAGAACGCTTAACAACGGGGGCAGCGCCACGTTCACCGGCACGACGGCCGGACTCCTCTATGTTTATAACGGAGCGACAATCAACAACTCGGGCACATTCGATGCCGGTTGGGCGGCCAACTACAGCAATACTATCTCTCCCAACGGGACGTCTGGCACCTTCAACAACTCGGGCACCTTCACCCGTTCCGTCGGCACGGGCATGACGACGATCAACATCCCCTTCGCAAATACTGGCACGGTTGATGTGCAAGCCGGCACGCTCGAATTCGACGGCAGTCTGTCGATCGGCAACAACAGTTCGCTGAAGGTTAGCGGAGGGAAGCTACGGATCAATGTCACAGGCGCTGCAAGCGTCGGCACCGGGGCCACGGCCTCGATCTCCGGCGCAGGCACCCTGGAACTCGCCAGTTCCATTTCGGCTTTGGGCGTGGCTTCCCCTACCGCCGATCGAGTTGCGATTTCAAACACTAGCACGGCCGCGGCCGGCCTTTTGATCTCCGCCGGCAACCAGCAGGTCGGCGCGATCAGCGGTTCCGGAAACGTGCAAGTCAACGCCGGGACGAGCCTGACCGCCGACTCCATCATCGCCGGGGCTCTCGTGATCGGCGGCGCATCCGGCAATCCCACCAGGGTCACGATCGCCGCTTCCGATGACAACGGTGAGCCGCTAGCCGAAGGCGCTTCCAGCGCCGATGCCGGTGGAATGGCGCTCGATGGAATTCCGAACCTAAATCCAACGCCCGGATTGCCAAGCTTCGACCCGGCCAGTCTTGCCAGCGCATCGAATCCCTACGACAGCATTATGTCCTCGAACACGCCGATGTCGGGGACGGCAGCGCTCGGCGACAGCGCCGTCCCGGAACCTTCCACGATCACTTTGCTGGCCACGGCGATCGCGGGATTGTCGGCCCTCGGCCTGCGACGCCTCAACGCGTCACGCTGCTGA
- a CDS encoding aldehyde dehydrogenase family protein encodes MATITEAVRQPKIHQTQCFVGGKWLPAASGKTFETINPATEEVIAQVAEGDAADVDLAVDAAREALEHGPWSKMDARERGRLMHKLADLIEDEAEELAALETLDNGKPIREARTGDVPLVLDVLRYYAGYADKIHGQTIPVRGNYFTYTRREPVGVVGQIIPWNFPMLMAAWKWGPALAAGCTTVMKPAEQTPLTCLRLARLAQKAGIPDGVINVIPGFGETAGAAIVRHKGVDKVAFTGEYKTAQIIMRDAATTLKRLTFELGGKSPNIVFADADLEAAAIGSHFGIFLNQGQCCCAGSRLFVEEKVHDKFVEKLVAMNKGRKLGDPFDPETEQGPQVDKAQFEKIMHYIGVGKNEGATCLTGGERHGSRGYFIKPTIFDNVSDEMKIAQDEIFGPVLSVLKFKHVDEIVERANSTFYGLAAAVWTRDIAKAHHLAAKIKAGTVWINCYDVFDAAAPFGGFKMSGLGRELGERGLDAYTETKTVTVSLN; translated from the coding sequence ATGGCCACGATCACTGAAGCGGTGCGTCAGCCCAAGATTCATCAGACCCAATGCTTCGTCGGCGGCAAATGGCTTCCGGCCGCCAGCGGCAAGACTTTTGAGACGATTAACCCCGCGACCGAAGAGGTCATCGCGCAGGTGGCCGAAGGGGACGCGGCCGACGTCGATCTAGCCGTCGATGCGGCCCGCGAGGCTCTCGAACATGGCCCGTGGAGCAAAATGGACGCCCGCGAGCGCGGCCGCCTGATGCACAAACTGGCTGACCTGATCGAGGACGAGGCCGAGGAACTGGCGGCGCTCGAAACTCTCGACAACGGCAAGCCGATTCGCGAGGCCCGCACGGGCGATGTGCCGCTTGTGCTCGATGTGCTGCGATATTACGCCGGCTACGCCGATAAAATCCACGGCCAGACGATCCCCGTGCGCGGCAATTACTTCACCTACACGCGGCGCGAGCCGGTCGGGGTGGTCGGTCAAATTATTCCCTGGAATTTTCCGATGTTGATGGCGGCCTGGAAATGGGGCCCCGCCCTGGCCGCCGGCTGCACGACCGTGATGAAGCCGGCCGAGCAGACTCCGCTCACGTGCCTCCGCCTAGCGCGGCTGGCCCAGAAGGCCGGCATTCCCGACGGCGTGATCAACGTGATTCCTGGCTTTGGCGAGACGGCCGGCGCGGCCATCGTTCGGCACAAGGGAGTCGATAAGGTGGCGTTCACCGGCGAATACAAGACCGCCCAGATCATCATGCGCGACGCCGCGACCACCCTCAAGCGGCTTACGTTTGAACTTGGCGGCAAGAGCCCGAACATTGTCTTCGCGGATGCCGATCTGGAAGCGGCCGCGATCGGATCGCACTTCGGAATCTTTCTCAACCAAGGCCAGTGCTGCTGCGCGGGGAGCCGACTGTTCGTCGAGGAAAAGGTCCACGATAAGTTCGTCGAGAAGCTGGTCGCGATGAACAAGGGACGCAAGCTCGGCGATCCGTTCGACCCCGAGACCGAGCAAGGTCCGCAGGTCGATAAGGCCCAGTTTGAAAAGATCATGCACTACATCGGCGTCGGCAAGAACGAGGGGGCCACGTGCCTCACCGGCGGCGAGCGCCACGGCAGCCGCGGCTACTTCATCAAGCCGACGATCTTCGACAACGTGAGCGACGAGATGAAGATCGCCCAGGACGAGATCTTCGGCCCAGTGCTCTCAGTCCTCAAGTTCAAGCACGTCGACGAGATCGTCGAGCGGGCGAACAGCACATTTTACGGGCTGGCCGCGGCTGTTTGGACCCGCGACATCGCCAAGGCCCATCATTTGGCGGCGAAGATCAAGGCCGGTACGGTCTGGATCAACTGCTACGACGTATTCGACGCCGCCGCCCCCTTCGGCGGCTTCAAAATGTCCGGCCTCGGCCGCGAGTTGGGCGAACGCGGGCTGGACGCCTATACGGAAACCAAGACGGTGACCGTGAGCTTGAATTAG